From the genome of Azospirillum brasilense, one region includes:
- the zapE gene encoding cell division protein ZapE, which produces MSDGPLSLYRARRGTGTLRPDPDQELAAEKLQSLHKALKGYSPQPAGKAGGAKAGWLERFGLGRPRSEPAEAPQGLYMYGGVGRGKSMLMDLFFDTAPVEKKRRVHFHEFMLEVHERIHQHRQSGKSKGKDADDALPELARALADEAWLLCFDEFHVTNVVDAMILGRLFTSLFDLGVVVVATSNWPPDMLYKDGLQRELFLPFIALLKEKLDVLALEGPTDYRLDRLQGKPVYFWPLGPESDAKIRQTFATLTDGARGEPTHLSVQGRKVEITCAAKCVALVDFWSLCGKPLGAADYIAIATHFHTVLIHGVPTMKDELRNEAKRFMTLIDALYEHKVNLVVAAEGPPERLYPEGTHAFEFERTVSRLMEMQSEDYLRQQHLT; this is translated from the coding sequence ATGTCTGACGGACCGCTTTCGCTCTACCGGGCCCGCCGCGGCACCGGAACGCTGCGCCCCGACCCCGACCAGGAACTGGCCGCCGAGAAGCTCCAGAGCCTCCACAAGGCGCTGAAGGGCTACAGCCCACAGCCGGCCGGGAAGGCCGGCGGGGCGAAGGCCGGCTGGCTGGAGCGGTTCGGGCTGGGCCGCCCGCGCTCCGAACCGGCGGAGGCGCCGCAGGGCCTCTACATGTACGGCGGCGTCGGGCGCGGCAAGTCGATGCTGATGGACCTGTTCTTCGACACCGCTCCGGTGGAGAAGAAGCGTCGCGTCCATTTCCACGAGTTCATGCTGGAGGTGCACGAGCGCATCCACCAGCACCGCCAGTCGGGCAAGAGCAAGGGCAAGGACGCCGACGACGCCCTGCCCGAACTGGCCCGCGCGCTGGCCGACGAGGCGTGGCTGCTCTGCTTCGACGAGTTCCACGTCACCAACGTCGTCGACGCGATGATCCTGGGCCGGCTGTTCACCAGCCTGTTCGACCTCGGCGTGGTGGTGGTCGCGACCTCCAACTGGCCGCCGGACATGCTCTACAAGGACGGGCTGCAGCGTGAGCTGTTCCTGCCCTTCATCGCGCTGCTCAAGGAAAAGCTCGACGTTCTGGCGCTGGAAGGGCCGACCGACTACCGGCTGGACCGGCTCCAGGGCAAGCCCGTCTATTTCTGGCCGCTCGGCCCGGAGAGCGACGCCAAAATTCGCCAGACCTTCGCGACGCTGACCGACGGCGCCCGGGGCGAACCGACCCATTTGTCGGTCCAGGGCCGGAAGGTGGAGATCACCTGCGCCGCCAAATGCGTCGCGCTGGTGGATTTCTGGAGCCTGTGCGGCAAGCCGCTGGGCGCCGCCGACTACATCGCCATCGCGACGCACTTCCACACCGTGCTGATCCACGGCGTGCCGACGATGAAGGACGAGCTGCGCAACGAGGCCAAGCGCTTCATGACGCTGATCGACGCGCTCTACGAGCACAAGGTCAACCTCGTGGTCGCCGCCGAAGGCCCGCCGGAGCGGCTGTACCCCGAGGGCACCCACGCCTTCGAATTCGAACGCACGGTCAGCCGCCTGATGGAGATGCAGTCCGAGGACTACCTGCGCCAGCAGCATTTGACGTGA
- a CDS encoding diguanylate cyclase has translation MDSQKDRKAAILAATLSSLWTDTEPAVRERVTAIALADADAISDTFYAILLDRPDSNAFLSHTLVQERLRPSLARWIGALFTASSDEAIAAVLEQNYQVGLIHARINIPLTLVNAGVRIIKKELSARLLAADLSRTQTASAILFVGELLDTVLDNMHEAYLGDLLGNVRHQQSLKMFMSGPNLALEGERLKSSLFDWLRNTVVSFYAHEDSNHASPPPIESSDFGLWLNHKAELTFGRVTELDLIRERTNRISAKVTAAVEGGWITPAFVKELNNDVTEIAYVLGTIIEKAMEIESGRDPLTRLLTRRFMPAIFQREVAISLRHGKPFAVLLMDADHFKTINDTLGHQAGDSVLSDMAELLHTHVRAGDFVFRYGGEEFLILLTEMDEAALRVKADQLRRTVEEHRFHGAGNGLRVTASIGAALHEGHPDYEHTVRRADAALYEAKRQGRNRVVIV, from the coding sequence ATGGACAGCCAGAAAGACCGCAAGGCCGCGATCCTTGCCGCCACGCTGTCGTCGCTGTGGACGGACACCGAACCCGCCGTGCGCGAGCGCGTGACGGCCATCGCGCTCGCCGACGCCGATGCGATCTCGGACACCTTCTACGCGATCCTGCTGGACCGCCCGGACAGCAACGCCTTCCTCAGCCACACGCTGGTCCAGGAACGGCTGCGCCCGTCGCTGGCGCGGTGGATCGGCGCGCTGTTCACCGCCTCCTCCGACGAGGCCATCGCGGCGGTGCTGGAACAGAATTACCAAGTCGGGCTGATCCACGCCCGCATCAACATCCCGCTGACGCTGGTCAACGCCGGGGTGCGGATCATCAAGAAGGAGCTGTCCGCCCGCCTGCTCGCCGCCGACCTCAGCCGCACCCAGACCGCCTCCGCCATCCTGTTCGTCGGCGAGTTGCTGGACACCGTGCTGGACAACATGCACGAGGCCTATCTGGGCGACCTGCTGGGCAACGTCCGACACCAGCAATCCCTGAAGATGTTCATGAGCGGCCCCAATCTGGCGCTGGAGGGCGAGCGGCTGAAATCGTCGCTGTTCGATTGGCTGCGCAACACGGTGGTATCCTTCTACGCGCATGAGGACAGCAACCACGCGAGCCCGCCGCCCATCGAATCCTCCGATTTCGGCCTGTGGCTGAACCACAAGGCGGAGCTGACCTTCGGCCGCGTCACCGAATTGGACCTCATCCGCGAGCGCACCAACCGCATCAGCGCCAAGGTGACCGCCGCGGTGGAGGGCGGCTGGATCACCCCTGCCTTCGTGAAGGAGTTGAACAACGACGTCACAGAGATCGCCTACGTCCTCGGTACCATCATCGAGAAGGCGATGGAGATCGAAAGCGGGCGCGACCCGCTGACCCGCCTGCTGACGCGGCGCTTCATGCCGGCGATCTTCCAGCGCGAGGTCGCCATCAGCCTGCGCCACGGCAAGCCTTTCGCCGTGCTGCTGATGGACGCCGACCATTTCAAGACGATCAACGACACGCTGGGCCATCAGGCGGGCGACTCCGTCCTGTCGGACATGGCGGAACTGCTGCATACCCACGTCCGGGCCGGCGATTTCGTCTTCCGCTATGGTGGGGAGGAGTTCCTCATCCTGCTGACCGAAATGGACGAGGCGGCGCTGCGCGTGAAGGCCGACCAGCTGCGCCGAACGGTCGAGGAGCACCGTTTTCACGGTGCCGGGAACGGGCTGCGGGTCACCGCCTCAATCGGAGCGGCCCTGCACGAGGGGCACCCGGATTACGAACACACCGTCCGCCGGGCTGACGCCGCCCTCTACGAGGCCAAGCGCCAGGGACGCAACCGCGTGGTGATCGTCTGA